A single genomic interval of Lathyrus oleraceus cultivar Zhongwan6 chromosome 7, CAAS_Psat_ZW6_1.0, whole genome shotgun sequence harbors:
- the LOC127102068 gene encoding uncharacterized protein LOC127102068, with the protein MVQCYYCNRFCHFAEDCWSNKERKSEEAIIVRGDYDDELVLLVAYESDDDEPMRLKISDSERDSESEVESDSERDSESEVESDSEYESESKDESESEDFEEESEFEGSEDKSESEDDSKAEDESESEDDSEAEHESEYEGDSEDEEDYESESDSEGESDFDPYSDDDPESGCNAISGDGASGGRASEGGASEGGQTFKSGIASDIIPESKGDSKQV; encoded by the coding sequence ATGGTTCAATGCTACTATTGTAATAGATTTTGCCACTTTGCTGAggattgttggtcaaacaaggaaaggaagtCAGAAGAAGCAATCATAGTCAGAGGAGATTATGATGATGAACTTGTGCTATTGGTGGCTTATGAATCTGATGATGATGAACCTATGCGATTGAAGATTTCTGATTCTGAAAGAGACTCTGAATCTGAAGTCGAGTCTGATTCTGAAAGAGACTCTGAATCTGAAGTCGAGTCTGATTCTGAATATGAGTCGGAATCAAAAGATGAGTCAGAATctgaagattttgaagaagaGTCAGAATTTGAGGGTTCTGAAGATAAGTCGGAGTCAGAAGATGACTCTAAAGctgaagatgagtcagagtcAGAAGATGACTCTGAAGCTGAACATGAGTCAGAGTATGAAGGTGACTCTGAAGATGAAGAAGACTATGAAAGCGAgtctgattctgaaggtgaatctgattTTGATCCATATTCTGATGATGATCCAGAATCTGGATGTAATGCAATCTCTGGAGATGGAGCTTCTGGAGGTAGAGCTTCTGAAGGTGGAGCCTCTGAAGGTGGTCAAACTTTTAAGAGTGGTATAGCATCTGATATTATTCCAGAATCAAAAGGAGATTCTAAACAAGTTtag